The Armatimonadota bacterium genome contains a region encoding:
- the rplN gene encoding 50S ribosomal protein L14, with the protein MIQQFSRLKVADNSGAREVMCIRVLKGSQPRYGGVGDVIVASVKSATPNMPIKKGDVIKAVIVRSKKAIRRADGSTLRFDENACVVINPANLEPRGTRIFGPVARELRDSNFMKIVSLAPEVL; encoded by the coding sequence ATGATTCAGCAATTTTCTAGGCTGAAGGTTGCCGACAACAGCGGCGCACGAGAAGTCATGTGTATTCGAGTGCTCAAGGGGTCGCAACCGAGATATGGTGGAGTAGGCGATGTCATCGTGGCATCGGTTAAGTCCGCCACGCCAAACATGCCCATCAAGAAGGGTGATGTCATCAAGGCCGTGATCGTTCGATCAAAGAAGGCTATCCGTCGCGCAGACGGCAGCACACTTCGATTCGACGAGAACGCCTGCGTCGTCATCAACCCAGCCAACCTCGAACCACGCGGTACACGTATCTTCGGCCCCGTCGCTCGCGAACTTCGCGATTCGAACTTCATGAAGATCGTCTCCCTCGCACCGGAGGTGCTCTAA